Proteins from a single region of Streptomyces vinaceus:
- a CDS encoding protein phosphatase 2C domain-containing protein: protein MSQQGADDWWQKLYGTPGPGPADTADPADTRDPADTLDSRFHSASSLTHRIPHQPGPPDPAGVLPGRDRAPARPDTVRPPDAVPPGREPVGRQGPAQGPPPQPGPMAEPPPPEAPPGPPGAGAVPPAWGPGAVPPVPPVAPPVPPVAPPIAPPPPSVLPRPRREADPEPAPPWDPSGPGTTGYGLGSVTVPPALPEVPPEPPVRRWGAPPERLRDADSATQPPPAPAPHPGADSWPGADRREGVTGAGGHPPQGDGAGRADAAGPGPEATVPDAVGPAPHPARDPAPGSDPVRDPRSDMVPPAPWEAPGGPGSWPAETETGTEADAEAEAEPDAGAAPVALQPLAGDPVAGEPWSASGAGAGERPVVGFLGDRAPTYAPEPGSLPLADPAALEELVPDTVLEGARHGTYTLRATSVRGDSARFRGEARRDFLLTARFGTGDDALVLAALAGGDRSAPGAADAAAELCRWIASAVGRSRERLADDIRSGRRDALRSGLQRLTDRGYGRLRAHAAELGLPEDAYTAGLRVLLLPIDPECKTRVCFGSGAGGLFRLRDGAWQDLEPEAPEGGAEGFRFRAAVARPRDTLLLCSGGLADPMREEGLLPAALAARWAEPEPPGLAAFLADTQLRLKGYADDRTAAAVWEA, encoded by the coding sequence ATGAGTCAGCAGGGCGCGGACGACTGGTGGCAGAAGCTGTACGGAACCCCGGGCCCGGGCCCGGCCGACACGGCGGATCCGGCCGACACCCGGGATCCGGCCGACACGCTGGATTCCCGCTTCCACTCGGCGTCGTCCCTCACGCACCGGATCCCCCATCAGCCGGGGCCGCCGGATCCGGCCGGCGTACTGCCGGGGCGGGACCGGGCCCCGGCGCGCCCGGATACCGTCCGCCCGCCGGACGCCGTCCCGCCTGGGCGGGAGCCCGTGGGCCGGCAGGGGCCTGCGCAGGGGCCTCCTCCGCAGCCGGGGCCGATGGCCGAGCCGCCCCCGCCCGAGGCGCCGCCGGGGCCGCCCGGGGCCGGGGCCGTACCGCCCGCATGGGGGCCGGGTGCCGTTCCGCCGGTGCCGCCCGTCGCGCCGCCCGTGCCGCCCGTCGCGCCGCCCATCGCGCCGCCCCCGCCCAGCGTGCTGCCGCGACCGCGCCGGGAGGCCGATCCGGAGCCGGCGCCGCCCTGGGACCCCAGCGGACCGGGGACGACGGGGTACGGGCTCGGGAGCGTGACCGTGCCGCCGGCGCTCCCGGAGGTACCGCCCGAACCGCCGGTCCGGCGCTGGGGCGCCCCGCCCGAGCGGCTCCGGGACGCGGACAGCGCCACACAGCCCCCGCCCGCCCCCGCGCCGCACCCCGGCGCGGACTCCTGGCCCGGAGCCGACCGCCGGGAGGGGGTCACCGGCGCCGGCGGGCATCCCCCGCAAGGAGACGGAGCCGGCCGCGCCGACGCCGCCGGACCCGGCCCGGAAGCCACCGTGCCCGATGCCGTCGGCCCGGCGCCCCACCCCGCCCGCGATCCCGCGCCCGGCTCCGACCCGGTGCGGGACCCGCGCTCCGACATGGTGCCCCCGGCTCCGTGGGAGGCGCCCGGGGGACCAGGCTCCTGGCCTGCCGAGACCGAGACCGGGACCGAGGCCGACGCAGAGGCCGAGGCAGAGCCCGACGCGGGCGCGGCCCCCGTCGCCCTCCAGCCGCTGGCCGGGGATCCCGTCGCCGGTGAGCCCTGGTCCGCGTCCGGGGCCGGGGCCGGGGAGCGGCCCGTCGTGGGGTTCCTCGGGGACCGGGCGCCCACGTACGCCCCCGAGCCCGGGTCCCTGCCCCTCGCCGATCCCGCGGCGCTCGAAGAGCTCGTACCCGACACCGTGCTCGAAGGGGCCCGGCACGGGACGTACACCCTGCGCGCCACCTCCGTGCGCGGGGACTCCGCGCGGTTCCGCGGCGAGGCCCGGCGGGACTTCCTGCTGACCGCACGCTTCGGCACCGGCGACGACGCCCTCGTCCTCGCCGCCCTCGCCGGGGGCGACCGCTCCGCCCCCGGGGCCGCCGATGCCGCCGCCGAGCTGTGCCGGTGGATCGCCTCCGCCGTCGGCCGGAGCCGGGAGCGCCTCGCCGACGACATCCGCTCGGGGCGGCGCGACGCCCTGCGCTCGGGACTCCAGCGCCTCACCGACCGCGGCTACGGCCGCCTGCGCGCCCACGCCGCCGAGCTCGGGCTCCCGGAGGACGCGTACACCGCCGGCCTGCGCGTGCTGCTGCTCCCGATCGACCCCGAGTGCAAGACGCGGGTCTGTTTCGGCTCGGGCGCCGGGGGGCTGTTCCGGCTCCGGGACGGCGCGTGGCAGGACCTGGAGCCGGAGGCGCCCGAAGGCGGCGCGGAGGGCTTCCGGTTCCGCGCCGCCGTGGCCCGGCCCCGCGACACCCTGCTCCTGTGCTCCGGCGGGCTCGCGGACCCCATGCGCGAGGAGGGTCTCCTTCCGGCCGCACTCGCGGCCCGCTGGGCCGAGCCCGAACCCCCCGGCCTGGCCGCTTTCCTCGCGGACACCCAGCTCCGCCTCAAGGGCTACGCCGACGACCGGACGGCCGCCGCCGTCTGGGAGGCGTGA
- a CDS encoding S8 family peptidase — protein sequence MRPISRTAVGAAAAAVLAVTAIGPSAAQPIDTAPAGAGNRPLTGGEAAGRRPTAPVTVTLVTGDRILVSTDPAGRTAATAMPREDGSQPLVQTRQNGKDLYVYPASAVKALAAGTVDQELFNVTGLIRQGYDDAHAKKLPLIAVYDGSRDLARSAPPAPRGAERSLVLGSIGAVALAADKQQAAAFWADVTDDRSRAAGGLKKLWLDGKVRANLERSTKQVNAPAAWAAGYDGKGTKVAVLDTGTDLDHPDLKGRVSASKNFTDSDTDADRQGHGTHTISTVGGSGAESGGAKKGVAPGAELLSGKVLNDQGYGLDSWIIAGMEWAVDSKADVVSMSLGDPSQTTCDDPMSAAAERLAQSGTTLFVIAAGNSGPGNNTVSSPGCAPGVLTVGAVDRDDTTASFSSRGPAGLQHTLKPEIAAPGVGISAAAMGGRGVYAYQSMSGTSMATPHVAGAAAIVKQRHPDWTAQQVKAALVGSANSGVPGDVRQTGGGRLDVKAAVDATVTSAPAVQGGAYDWPQERGDRTSVEIPYTNTGTRPVTLNLAVEKVTGNDGSAVRSRIAGLDRRTVTVPAGATVKVPLALDPAARLERSQYGDVTGRVVATADGVHVSTPFSLYVEPQTVTLRVKLIDRSGKPAAGPSSLDVIGTDDASGERRFNDGAADQVYRVRPGSYFLSAFVATPDAGDGAALYDSLTYLGRPQLEVKKDTVVVLDARKASRLSIATDRPTEARNTTLAFSRYWDESWLHAGTAMGGRTIRGYYASVEGRAHEGEFEFGSYWRAAAPLISELKVAGGPALHPITASTGSDNLDGTGAAPLVDAGTGTPEELAAAGVKGAIVLVKAVDGSLYEVADHARAAGAKAVLAHREAPGRWTGFTGYAGGSLPALTIERGEAQALLARLAAGKVTLTWKGSAKSPYVYNLAQVDKGAVQGDRTYRVRDRDLGAVESTYHSMGVAADFTDMTGAYRPLGTAVYFGGLDTVAVPGKRTEFYSAGDTAWDHLVSSSFPWGEFMTDQQRTYVKGGKRAESWYDGVVGPVAGRDLAGRPQLAAERQGDLIGFSCAMWGDTGHYAQQGSFGDAGGLVLKRNGEQIGDSWYPSGVFEVPAQEATYELTQQIEKFGQPARTWQRSQAVTTTWTFRSHRDPAQYSQSLPILFPSLAIPADGMKTLPAANGQTIGLGVTGHAGYAPGALKSAKLAYSYDGEHWTQAAVTERNGRWSAVVDHAGAGAGRQVSLKVELTDANGAAVTQTVVRAYDIR from the coding sequence ATGCGCCCGATATCGCGTACGGCGGTGGGAGCGGCCGCCGCGGCCGTCCTGGCCGTCACCGCCATCGGCCCGTCGGCGGCACAGCCGATCGACACGGCGCCCGCGGGAGCGGGCAACAGACCGCTCACCGGCGGCGAAGCGGCCGGAAGACGACCCACGGCCCCGGTCACCGTGACCCTGGTCACCGGCGACCGGATCCTGGTCTCCACCGACCCGGCCGGGCGCACCGCCGCCACCGCCATGCCGCGCGAGGACGGCTCGCAGCCCCTCGTGCAGACCCGCCAGAACGGCAAGGACCTCTACGTCTACCCCGCGAGCGCGGTCAAGGCCCTCGCCGCCGGCACGGTCGACCAGGAGCTCTTCAACGTCACCGGCCTGATCCGGCAGGGCTACGACGACGCGCACGCCAAGAAGCTCCCGCTCATCGCCGTCTACGACGGCTCCCGGGACCTGGCGCGCAGCGCGCCGCCCGCCCCGCGCGGCGCCGAACGCTCCCTCGTCCTCGGCTCCATCGGGGCCGTCGCCCTCGCCGCCGACAAGCAGCAGGCCGCCGCCTTCTGGGCCGACGTGACCGACGACCGCTCCCGCGCCGCAGGCGGGCTGAAGAAGCTGTGGCTCGACGGCAAGGTCCGGGCCAACCTGGAGCGTTCGACGAAGCAGGTGAACGCGCCCGCCGCCTGGGCGGCCGGGTACGACGGCAAGGGCACCAAGGTCGCCGTCCTGGACACCGGCACCGACCTGGACCACCCCGACCTCAAGGGCCGTGTCTCCGCGTCGAAGAACTTCACCGACTCCGACACCGACGCGGACCGTCAGGGCCACGGCACCCACACCATCTCCACGGTCGGGGGCTCCGGAGCCGAGAGCGGCGGCGCCAAGAAGGGCGTCGCGCCGGGCGCCGAACTGCTCAGCGGCAAGGTCCTCAACGACCAGGGCTACGGCCTCGATTCGTGGATCATCGCCGGTATGGAATGGGCCGTCGACAGCAAGGCCGACGTGGTCTCCATGAGCCTCGGCGACCCCTCGCAGACCACCTGCGACGACCCCATGTCGGCGGCCGCCGAGCGGCTCGCGCAGAGCGGCACCACCCTCTTCGTGATCGCCGCCGGCAACTCCGGCCCCGGCAACAACACGGTCTCCTCGCCCGGTTGCGCGCCCGGCGTGCTCACCGTCGGCGCCGTCGACCGCGACGACACCACGGCCTCCTTCTCCAGCCGCGGACCCGCCGGACTCCAGCACACCCTCAAGCCCGAGATCGCCGCCCCCGGGGTCGGGATCTCCGCCGCGGCCATGGGCGGGCGCGGGGTGTACGCGTACCAGTCCATGTCCGGTACCTCGATGGCCACCCCGCACGTCGCGGGCGCCGCCGCCATCGTCAAGCAGCGCCACCCCGACTGGACCGCCCAGCAGGTCAAGGCCGCCCTCGTCGGCTCCGCGAACTCCGGTGTCCCCGGCGACGTGCGCCAGACCGGCGGCGGCCGCCTCGACGTCAAGGCGGCCGTCGACGCCACCGTGACGAGCGCGCCAGCCGTGCAGGGCGGCGCGTACGACTGGCCGCAGGAGCGCGGCGACCGCACGAGCGTCGAGATCCCGTACACGAACACGGGCACCCGGCCCGTCACCCTGAACCTCGCCGTGGAGAAGGTCACCGGCAACGACGGCTCGGCCGTCCGCAGCCGGATCGCGGGCCTGGACCGCCGTACGGTGACCGTCCCGGCCGGCGCCACCGTCAAGGTGCCTCTCGCCCTCGATCCGGCGGCCCGGCTGGAGCGCTCCCAGTACGGGGACGTCACCGGGCGGGTCGTCGCCACGGCGGACGGCGTGCACGTCTCCACGCCCTTCTCGCTGTACGTGGAGCCGCAGACCGTCACCCTGCGGGTCAAGCTGATCGACCGCTCGGGCAAGCCGGCCGCCGGACCGTCCTCCCTCGACGTCATCGGCACCGACGACGCCAGCGGGGAGCGCCGCTTCAACGACGGCGCCGCGGACCAGGTCTACCGGGTGCGCCCGGGCTCGTACTTCCTCTCCGCCTTCGTCGCCACCCCCGACGCCGGTGACGGGGCCGCGCTGTACGACTCCCTCACCTACCTGGGCCGCCCCCAGCTGGAGGTCAAGAAGGACACCGTGGTGGTGCTGGACGCCCGCAAGGCCTCCCGCCTCTCGATCGCGACCGACCGGCCCACCGAGGCCCGCAACACCACCCTCGCCTTCTCCCGGTACTGGGACGAGTCCTGGCTGCACGCGGGCACGGCGATGGGCGGCCGGACGATCCGCGGCTACTACGCCTCGGTCGAAGGCCGGGCGCACGAGGGCGAGTTCGAGTTCGGCAGCTACTGGCGCGCGGCCGCGCCGCTGATCTCCGAGCTGAAGGTCGCGGGCGGCCCCGCGCTGCACCCGATCACCGCCTCGACGGGCAGTGACAACCTCGACGGTACGGGCGCCGCGCCGCTGGTCGACGCGGGCACAGGGACGCCCGAGGAACTCGCGGCCGCGGGCGTGAAGGGTGCGATCGTCCTGGTCAAGGCCGTGGACGGCTCGCTGTACGAGGTCGCGGACCATGCGAGGGCGGCCGGGGCCAAGGCCGTGCTCGCCCACCGCGAGGCCCCCGGCCGCTGGACCGGCTTCACCGGTTACGCGGGCGGCTCGCTCCCGGCGCTGACCATCGAGCGGGGGGAGGCGCAGGCACTGCTCGCGCGGCTCGCGGCGGGCAAGGTCACGCTGACCTGGAAGGGCAGCGCGAAGAGCCCGTACGTCTACAACCTGGCGCAGGTGGATAAGGGCGCGGTACAGGGGGACCGGACCTACCGGGTGCGCGACCGCGACCTCGGCGCGGTGGAATCCACGTACCACTCGATGGGCGTGGCCGCCGACTTCACCGACATGACCGGCGCGTACCGGCCGCTGGGGACCGCCGTCTACTTCGGCGGCCTGGACACGGTGGCGGTGCCGGGCAAGCGCACCGAGTTCTACTCCGCCGGGGACACGGCCTGGGACCACCTGGTCTCCAGCAGCTTCCCGTGGGGCGAGTTCATGACCGACCAGCAGCGTACGTACGTCAAGGGCGGCAAGCGCGCCGAGAGCTGGTACGACGGGGTCGTCGGGCCGGTCGCCGGTCGTGACCTCGCGGGCCGGCCGCAGCTGGCCGCCGAGCGGCAGGGCGACCTGATCGGCTTCTCCTGCGCGATGTGGGGGGACACCGGGCACTACGCGCAGCAGGGTTCCTTCGGGGACGCCGGCGGGCTGGTCCTGAAGCGGAACGGCGAGCAGATCGGCGACAGCTGGTACCCCTCCGGGGTCTTCGAGGTCCCGGCGCAGGAGGCCACGTACGAACTGACGCAGCAGATCGAGAAGTTCGGCCAGCCGGCCCGTACCTGGCAGCGTTCGCAGGCGGTGACGACGACGTGGACCTTCCGCTCGCACCGGGATCCGGCCCAGTACTCCCAGTCCCTCCCGATCCTGTTCCCCTCGCTCGCGATCCCGGCGGACGGCATGAAGACGCTGCCGGCGGCGAACGGGCAGACGATCGGCCTGGGGGTCACGGGGCACGCGGGGTACGCGCCGGGGGCGCTGAAGTCGGCGAAGCTGGCGTACTCGTACGACGGTGAGCACTGGACCCAGGCGGCCGTGACCGAACGGAACGGGCGGTGGTCGGCGGTCGTGGACCACGCCGGGGCCGGGGCCGGCCGGCAGGTTTCGCTGAAGGTGGAGCTCACCGACGCGAACGGTGCGGCCGTCACCCAGACGGTCGTGCGCGCGTACGACATCCGTTAG
- a CDS encoding helix-turn-helix domain-containing protein — translation MLNAIGLDEGQESAYRVLVALGAAEVPDLAHRLTLPVPQTERALRHLERHGLAAQSSTRPGRWVAAPPGVALGALLTQQRHELEQAELAAALLAQEYRAEAAEPAVHDLVEVVTGASAVAHRFHQLQLGAAEEVCALVSGRPQVVTGMENEAEERAAVRGVAYRVVIEREVLALPTGIREASTALARGEQVRVTGDVPTKLVIADRSLAMVPLTARGAEPAALVVHASGLLESLMGLFEAVWREALPLRLGATGAPEEAGGVPDTTDLEILTLLLAGMTDASVAKHLELGLRTVQRRVKGLMELSGVTTRLQLGWHAYERGWVAR, via the coding sequence TTGCTGAACGCCATAGGCCTGGACGAGGGCCAGGAGTCGGCGTACCGCGTACTGGTGGCACTGGGCGCGGCGGAGGTCCCGGACCTCGCGCACCGGCTGACGCTGCCGGTACCGCAGACCGAACGGGCGCTGCGGCACCTGGAACGGCACGGGCTGGCCGCGCAGTCCTCCACCCGGCCCGGGCGCTGGGTGGCCGCCCCGCCGGGGGTGGCGCTCGGGGCGCTGCTGACGCAGCAGCGGCACGAGCTGGAGCAGGCGGAACTGGCGGCGGCGCTGCTGGCGCAGGAGTACCGGGCGGAGGCCGCCGAGCCGGCGGTGCACGACCTGGTGGAGGTGGTGACGGGCGCGAGCGCGGTGGCGCACCGCTTCCACCAGCTCCAGCTGGGCGCGGCCGAGGAGGTGTGCGCGCTGGTCAGCGGCCGGCCCCAGGTGGTCACGGGGATGGAGAACGAGGCCGAGGAGCGGGCCGCCGTACGGGGTGTGGCGTACCGGGTCGTGATCGAGCGGGAGGTACTGGCCCTGCCGACCGGGATCAGGGAGGCGTCGACCGCGCTGGCGCGGGGCGAACAAGTGCGGGTGACGGGGGACGTCCCGACGAAGCTGGTGATCGCGGACCGGTCCCTGGCCATGGTCCCGCTGACGGCGCGCGGCGCGGAGCCGGCGGCGCTGGTGGTGCACGCCTCGGGGCTGCTGGAATCCCTGATGGGGCTCTTCGAGGCGGTGTGGCGGGAGGCGCTGCCGCTGCGGCTCGGGGCGACGGGCGCGCCGGAGGAAGCGGGGGGCGTGCCCGACACCACGGACCTGGAGATCCTGACGCTGCTGCTGGCCGGGATGACGGACGCGAGCGTGGCCAAACACCTGGAGCTGGGGCTGCGGACGGTGCAGCGGCGGGTCAAGGGCCTCATGGAGCTGTCCGGGGTCACCACCCGGCTCCAGCTCGGCTGGCACGCGTACGAGAGGGGCTGGGTGGCCCGGTAG
- a CDS encoding DUF456 domain-containing protein — MGLPQLLLVGLVLLLGVVGVLVPGVPGTWLVWAGVLWWALHERSALAWSLLVAATALLLVVQVVEWQLPPRRLRGVGVTRRMAAFAGAGALLGFVVIPVVGAVPGFVGGVYLCERLRLGTHGEAWASVRAVMRAVGTSVLVELLACLMVVGAWLGAVVSG; from the coding sequence ATGGGTCTGCCTCAGCTGCTCCTGGTGGGGCTGGTGCTGCTGCTCGGGGTGGTCGGGGTGCTGGTCCCGGGTGTGCCGGGGACGTGGCTGGTCTGGGCGGGGGTGCTGTGGTGGGCGCTGCACGAGCGGTCGGCGCTGGCGTGGTCCCTGCTGGTCGCGGCCACGGCGCTGCTGCTGGTGGTCCAGGTGGTCGAGTGGCAGTTGCCGCCGAGGCGGCTGCGCGGGGTGGGGGTCACCCGCCGGATGGCGGCGTTCGCGGGCGCGGGCGCGCTGCTGGGCTTCGTGGTGATCCCGGTGGTGGGGGCGGTTCCGGGGTTCGTGGGGGGCGTCTACCTGTGCGAGCGGCTGCGCCTGGGCACGCACGGCGAGGCCTGGGCCTCGGTACGGGCGGTGATGCGGGCGGTGGGCACGAGCGTGCTGGTGGAGCTCCTCGCATGCCTGATGGTGGTGGGCGCCTGGCTGGGCGCGGTCGTATCGGGCTGA
- a CDS encoding PPOX class F420-dependent oxidoreductase: MTEFEGFSAAQLAYLRSQRLGRLATVDAAGQPQANPVGFFPQEDGTVLVGGMAMGSTKKWRNLERNPRLALVVDDLASTRPWKVRGVEIRGRATLEVGPHALGPHFSPEVIRIHPERVFAWGLDDA, encoded by the coding sequence ATGACGGAGTTCGAGGGTTTCAGCGCGGCGCAGCTGGCGTACCTGCGGTCGCAACGGCTGGGGCGGTTGGCGACGGTGGACGCGGCCGGGCAGCCGCAGGCCAACCCCGTGGGGTTCTTCCCCCAGGAGGACGGAACCGTCCTGGTGGGCGGTATGGCCATGGGGTCGACGAAGAAGTGGCGCAACCTGGAGCGGAACCCGCGCCTCGCGCTCGTGGTGGACGACCTGGCGAGCACCCGCCCGTGGAAGGTGCGCGGCGTCGAGATCCGCGGCCGCGCCACGCTGGAGGTGGGCCCGCACGCGCTGGGCCCGCACTTCAGCCCGGAGGTCATCCGCATCCACCCGGAGCGCGTGTTCGCATGGGGCCTGGACGACGCCTGA
- the rsgA gene encoding ribosome small subunit-dependent GTPase A has product MSFSSSQTSSSSSSSSAYASALAPFGWDEAWEAEFAPYTGQGLVPGRVVRVDRGQCDVMTADGIVHADTAFVTPHDPLRVICTGDWAVVETAGNPRYVKTYLPRRTAFVRSTSSKRSEGQILAANVDHAVIAVSLAVELDLGRIERFLALAWESGAQPLVVLTKADLVPDPVTLAHLVQDVETTAPGVDVLTVSSHTGEGTDVLAAVVAGGTSVLLGVSGAGKSTLANALLGDDVMAVQATRDADGKGRHTTTTRNLLALPGGGVLIDTPGLRGVGLWDAGTGVGQVFSEIEEYAADCRFHDCAHEAEPGCAVLAAVDSGELPERRLESYRKLLRENQRIVAKTDARLRNEIRRDWRIKSAEGRANYAAKRTGRY; this is encoded by the coding sequence TTGTCTTTCTCTTCTTCCCAGACGTCTTCTTCCTCCTCCTCGTCTTCCGCGTACGCGTCCGCCCTCGCCCCCTTCGGCTGGGACGAGGCGTGGGAGGCCGAGTTCGCCCCGTACACCGGGCAGGGACTGGTGCCCGGCCGCGTGGTGCGCGTGGACCGCGGCCAGTGCGACGTCATGACCGCGGACGGCATCGTCCACGCCGACACCGCCTTCGTCACCCCGCACGACCCGCTGCGCGTCATCTGCACCGGTGACTGGGCCGTCGTCGAGACGGCCGGGAACCCCCGGTACGTCAAGACGTACCTGCCGCGCCGGACCGCCTTCGTGCGCTCCACCTCCTCGAAGCGGTCCGAGGGGCAGATCCTCGCCGCCAACGTCGACCACGCGGTCATCGCGGTCTCCCTGGCCGTCGAGCTGGACCTCGGCCGCATCGAGCGGTTCCTGGCCCTCGCGTGGGAGTCCGGGGCGCAGCCGCTGGTGGTCCTGACCAAGGCCGACCTCGTACCGGACCCGGTGACGCTCGCGCACCTGGTCCAGGACGTGGAGACCACGGCGCCCGGCGTCGACGTCCTCACCGTCTCCTCCCACACCGGGGAGGGCACGGACGTACTGGCCGCGGTCGTCGCCGGCGGTACGAGCGTGCTGCTCGGCGTCTCGGGCGCGGGCAAGTCCACCCTGGCGAACGCGCTGCTCGGCGACGACGTCATGGCGGTCCAGGCCACCCGTGACGCGGACGGCAAGGGCCGGCACACGACGACCACCCGCAACCTGCTGGCGCTGCCCGGCGGGGGCGTCCTCATCGACACCCCCGGACTGCGGGGCGTCGGCCTGTGGGATGCCGGGACCGGGGTCGGACAGGTGTTCTCGGAGATCGAGGAGTACGCGGCCGACTGCCGCTTCCACGACTGCGCGCACGAGGCCGAGCCCGGGTGCGCGGTGCTCGCGGCGGTCGACAGCGGCGAACTGCCGGAGCGGCGGCTGGAGAGCTACCGCAAGCTGCTCCGCGAGAACCAGCGGATCGTCGCCAAGACGGATGCCAGGCTCCGCAACGAGATCCGCCGGGACTGGCGGATCAAGTCGGCGGAGGGCCGGGCCAATTACGCGGCGAAGCGCACCGGCCGCTACTGA
- a CDS encoding VOC family protein, giving the protein MTSRTTPRLDMIGLVVSDMAASLAFYRRLGLDLPAGAEAQPHVEAVLPGGLRIGFDTEDVVRSFDPSWTRPTGGGRRELAFLCGSPAEVDAVYAELTDAGYEGHLEPWDAFWGQRYAAVLDPDGCAVSLFAAA; this is encoded by the coding sequence ATGACTTCCCGAACGACTCCCCGACTCGACATGATCGGCCTCGTCGTCTCCGACATGGCCGCCTCGCTCGCCTTCTACCGCCGGCTGGGCCTGGACCTCCCGGCCGGGGCGGAGGCCCAGCCGCACGTGGAGGCCGTCCTGCCCGGCGGGCTCCGCATCGGCTTCGACACGGAGGACGTGGTCCGCTCCTTCGACCCGTCCTGGACCCGGCCCACCGGGGGCGGCCGCCGGGAGCTCGCATTCCTGTGCGGGTCCCCCGCCGAGGTGGACGCGGTGTACGCCGAGCTGACGGACGCCGGGTACGAGGGCCACCTAGAGCCCTGGGACGCCTTCTGGGGGCAGCGCTACGCGGCCGTGCTCGACCCGGACGGCTGCGCGGTCTCCCTCTTCGCCGCCGCGTAG
- a CDS encoding helix-turn-helix transcriptional regulator, with protein sequence MYEERPSPLVPGAIVWRRTGAPGGPVLPDGCMDLLWVGGRLLVAGPDTGPHPAGEVPGRARGAISGLRFAPGTAPALLGVPAHELRDRRVELADLWPEPEVRALAERMSAYEDPGAGLERLARSRAGRSAPPDPLASRVAAGLRSGESVAAVAAVVGLGPRQLHRRSLDAFGYGPRTLGRVLRLQRALELARRGLPQAEVAHRAGYADQAHLAREFRALAGTTPGAYAAAKRETAQPSGSSTAA encoded by the coding sequence GTGTACGAGGAGCGGCCGTCCCCGCTGGTGCCCGGCGCGATCGTCTGGCGGCGCACCGGAGCCCCGGGCGGGCCCGTGCTGCCCGACGGCTGCATGGACCTGCTGTGGGTCGGCGGACGGCTGCTGGTGGCCGGCCCCGACACCGGGCCGCACCCCGCCGGGGAGGTGCCGGGCCGTGCCCGCGGCGCGATATCGGGGCTGAGGTTCGCCCCGGGAACGGCCCCCGCCCTGCTCGGCGTCCCCGCGCACGAGCTGCGCGACCGCCGGGTCGAGCTCGCCGACCTCTGGCCGGAGCCGGAGGTGCGCGCCCTCGCGGAGCGGATGAGCGCGTACGAGGACCCCGGCGCGGGGCTGGAGCGGCTGGCCCGCAGCCGCGCGGGGCGGAGCGCTCCCCCCGACCCCCTCGCCTCGCGCGTGGCCGCGGGGCTCCGCTCGGGGGAGTCCGTCGCCGCCGTGGCGGCGGTGGTCGGCCTCGGGCCCCGCCAGCTCCACCGGCGCTCCCTCGACGCCTTCGGCTACGGACCCCGCACGCTCGGGCGCGTGCTGCGCCTCCAGCGGGCGCTGGAACTGGCCCGGCGGGGGCTTCCGCAGGCCGAGGTGGCCCACCGGGCCGGCTACGCCGACCAGGCCCACCTCGCCCGCGAGTTCCGCGCGCTGGCCGGGACCACCCCCGGGGCCTACGCGGCGGCGAAGAGGGAGACCGCGCAGCCGTCCGGGTCGAGCACGGCCGCGTAG